The Skermanella pratensis genome has a window encoding:
- a CDS encoding DUF6898 family protein, giving the protein MAKAPEREVLLEFKRVGMYMKAIAMDPETLTEVTVVGPLNHSREMLRRTAVAKLEYVLAKKPGSPAR; this is encoded by the coding sequence ATGGCCAAGGCGCCCGAGCGCGAGGTCCTGTTGGAGTTCAAGCGCGTCGGCATGTACATGAAGGCGATCGCCATGGATCCGGAAACGCTGACCGAGGTCACCGTAGTCGGCCCCCTGAACCACAGCCGCGAAATGCTCCGGCGCACCGCCGTGGCCAAGCTGGAATACGTGCTGGCGAAGAAGCCGGGGAGTCCGGCGCGATGA
- a CDS encoding MucR family transcriptional regulator: MSDQLEHDAPDGAILRMTADIVSAYVSKNVLPATQIPEVINTVFSSLTGLNGQPREVQAEPQKPAVPIRKSVTPEYIVCLEDGKKLKMLKRHLRSTYGMTPDEYRAKWNLPPDYPMVAPNYAAQRSEFAKKIGLGRSSGRQTRRKAS; this comes from the coding sequence ATGAGTGACCAGCTTGAACACGACGCGCCGGACGGTGCCATTCTGAGGATGACGGCGGACATAGTATCCGCCTATGTCAGCAAGAATGTGCTTCCGGCGACCCAAATCCCGGAAGTCATCAATACGGTTTTCTCCTCGCTGACCGGCCTGAACGGTCAGCCGCGGGAGGTTCAGGCCGAACCGCAGAAGCCCGCCGTGCCGATCCGCAAGTCGGTGACGCCCGAATACATCGTTTGCCTGGAAGATGGCAAGAAGTTGAAGATGTTGAAGCGGCATCTCCGGTCCACATACGGCATGACTCCGGACGAGTACCGCGCGAAGTGGAACCTGCCGCCGGACTATCCGATGGTGGCGCCGAACTACGCTGCCCAGCGGTCCGAATTCGCGAAGAAGATCGGTCTCGGCCGTTCCTCCGGTCGCCAGACGAGGCGCAAGGCTTCCTGA
- the glyA gene encoding serine hydroxymethyltransferase, which produces MSSLPQSFAPSSGFFGATLAESDPELASAIGRELSRQQDQIELIASENIVSSAVLEAQGSVLTNKYAEGYPGRRYYGGCEFVDVAEQLAIDRAKALFDCAFVNVQPHSGAQANQAVFMALLQPGDTILGMSLDAGGHLTHGAAANQSGKWFNAIQYGVRRDDARIDFDQVEALAREHKPKLIIAGGSAYPRQIDFARFRGIADEVGAYFMVDMAHFAGLVAGGAYPTPLPHAHVVTTTTHKTLRGPRGGMILSNDPDLGKKINSAVFPGLQGGPLMHVIAGKAAAFGEALRPEFKDYARSVVENARALAARLIEGGVDIVSGGTDSHVVLVDLRPKSLTGKAAEATLEHAGMTCNKNGVPFDPQKPMVTSGVRLGTPAATTRGFGVAEFTQVGEMISEVLDGLAASNSGDNTAVEAQVRERVRVLCQRFPIYQGSPANPGRR; this is translated from the coding sequence ATGTCCTCCCTTCCCCAATCCTTCGCACCCTCGTCCGGCTTCTTCGGCGCCACCCTGGCCGAGAGCGACCCCGAGCTGGCATCGGCGATCGGGCGCGAATTGTCGCGCCAGCAGGACCAGATCGAGCTGATCGCGTCGGAGAACATCGTCTCCTCAGCCGTGCTCGAAGCGCAAGGCTCCGTCCTGACGAACAAGTACGCGGAGGGTTATCCCGGCCGCCGCTACTATGGCGGCTGCGAGTTCGTCGACGTCGCGGAGCAACTCGCCATCGACCGGGCCAAGGCCCTGTTCGACTGCGCCTTCGTCAACGTTCAGCCCCACTCGGGCGCGCAGGCGAACCAGGCGGTCTTCATGGCCCTGCTCCAGCCGGGCGACACCATCCTCGGCATGTCCCTGGATGCCGGCGGGCACCTGACCCACGGCGCCGCGGCCAACCAGTCGGGCAAGTGGTTCAACGCCATCCAGTACGGCGTGCGCCGCGACGACGCCCGGATCGACTTCGACCAGGTCGAGGCGCTGGCGCGCGAGCACAAGCCGAAGCTGATCATCGCGGGCGGCTCGGCCTATCCCCGCCAGATCGACTTCGCGCGCTTCCGCGGGATCGCGGACGAGGTCGGCGCTTACTTCATGGTGGACATGGCCCATTTCGCGGGCCTGGTCGCCGGAGGCGCCTATCCGACGCCGCTGCCCCATGCCCATGTCGTCACCACGACCACCCACAAGACGCTGCGCGGCCCGCGCGGCGGCATGATCCTGTCCAACGACCCGGACCTGGGCAAGAAGATCAACTCGGCCGTCTTCCCAGGATTGCAGGGCGGCCCGCTGATGCATGTCATCGCCGGCAAGGCGGCGGCCTTCGGCGAGGCGCTGCGGCCGGAGTTCAAGGACTATGCCCGGTCGGTGGTGGAGAACGCCCGCGCGCTGGCGGCCCGCCTGATCGAGGGCGGCGTCGACATCGTGTCGGGCGGCACCGACAGCCATGTGGTCCTGGTCGACCTGCGGCCGAAGAGCCTGACCGGCAAGGCGGCGGAGGCGACGCTGGAGCATGCCGGCATGACCTGCAACAAGAACGGCGTGCCGTTCGACCCGCAGAAGCCGATGGTCACCTCGGGCGTCCGGCTCGGCACCCCGGCGGCGACCACCCGCGGCTTCGGCGTCGCGGAGTTCACCCAGGTCGGCGAGATGATCTCGGAAGTGCTCGACGGCCTGGCGGCGAGCAACTCGGGCGACAACACGGCGGTGGAGGCCCAGGTGCGCGAGCGCGTCCGCGTGCTGTGCCAGCGGTTCCCGATCTACCAGGGCTCACCGGCCAACCCTGGGAGGCGATGA
- the rpiB gene encoding ribose 5-phosphate isomerase B, whose translation MSKQKLAIASDHAGFDFKASLKDSLAGQGYEMVDLGAHSTDSVDYPDIAAALAAAIRDGTAERGILICGTGIGISIAANRHAGIRAALCHDTTGARLSRQHNDANVLVMGARVTGIEVAKDCVATFLATPFEGGRHSRRVDKMG comes from the coding sequence ATGTCTAAACAGAAACTCGCCATTGCGTCCGATCACGCCGGCTTCGACTTCAAGGCTTCATTGAAGGACTCGCTCGCCGGCCAAGGCTACGAGATGGTCGACCTCGGAGCCCACAGCACCGATTCAGTGGACTATCCCGACATCGCCGCGGCCCTCGCGGCCGCCATCAGGGACGGGACCGCCGAGCGCGGAATCCTGATCTGCGGGACCGGCATCGGCATCAGCATCGCCGCCAACCGGCACGCCGGCATCCGCGCGGCGCTGTGCCACGATACCACGGGCGCCAGGCTTTCCCGGCAGCACAACGATGCCAATGTCCTTGTGATGGGCGCCCGGGTGACCGGGATCGAGGTCGCGAAGGACTGCGTCGCGACTTTCCTCGCCACTCCGTTCGAAGGCGGCCGCCACAGCCGCCGCGTTGACAAGATGGGCTGA
- a CDS encoding acyl-CoA dehydrogenase → MTANPIVAATDAAKGEETAKPAQAARFQWEDPLLLEDELSEEERMIRDSARGYCQDKLMTRVLEANRHEHFHREIMTEMGELGLLGPTIDGYGCAGVGYVSYGLIAREVERVDSGYRSAMSVQSSLVMHPIHAYGTEEQRLKYLPKLASGEWVGCFGLTEPDAGSDPGSMKTRARKVEGGYSVSGSKQWITNSPIADVFVVWAKDDAGEIRGFVLEKGMKGLSAPKIEGKFSLRASITGGIAMDEVFVPEENLLPNVKGLKGPFGCLNNARYGISWGAMGAAEFCWHQARDYVLERKMFGRPLAANQLIQKKLADMQTEITLGLHAALRLGRLKDGHRAPPEAISLMKRNNCGKALDIARVARDMLGGNGISDEYHVIRHVMNLEAVNTYEGTHDIHALILGRAQTGIQAFS, encoded by the coding sequence ATGACCGCAAACCCGATCGTCGCAGCAACCGATGCGGCAAAAGGCGAGGAAACCGCAAAGCCGGCGCAGGCCGCCCGCTTCCAGTGGGAAGACCCCTTGCTGCTGGAGGACGAGCTTTCGGAAGAGGAGCGGATGATCCGCGACAGCGCGCGGGGCTATTGCCAGGACAAGCTGATGACGCGCGTGCTTGAGGCGAACCGGCACGAGCATTTCCACCGCGAGATCATGACCGAGATGGGCGAGCTGGGCCTGCTCGGGCCGACCATCGACGGCTACGGCTGCGCCGGGGTCGGCTATGTCAGCTACGGCCTGATCGCCCGCGAGGTCGAGCGGGTGGACTCGGGCTACCGCTCCGCCATGTCGGTCCAGTCCTCGCTGGTCATGCACCCGATCCACGCCTACGGCACCGAGGAGCAGCGCCTGAAGTACCTGCCCAAGCTGGCCAGCGGCGAATGGGTGGGCTGCTTCGGCCTGACCGAGCCGGACGCCGGGTCGGATCCGGGCTCCATGAAGACGCGGGCGCGCAAGGTCGAGGGCGGCTACTCGGTCAGTGGCTCCAAGCAGTGGATCACCAACTCGCCGATCGCCGACGTGTTCGTGGTGTGGGCCAAGGACGATGCCGGCGAGATCCGCGGCTTCGTGCTGGAGAAGGGCATGAAGGGGCTGAGCGCGCCCAAGATCGAGGGCAAGTTCAGCCTGCGCGCCTCGATCACCGGCGGCATCGCGATGGACGAGGTGTTCGTGCCGGAGGAGAACCTGCTGCCCAACGTCAAGGGGCTGAAGGGGCCGTTCGGCTGCCTGAACAACGCGCGCTACGGCATATCCTGGGGCGCCATGGGGGCGGCGGAGTTCTGCTGGCACCAGGCGCGCGACTACGTGCTGGAGCGCAAGATGTTCGGCCGGCCGCTGGCGGCCAACCAGCTGATCCAGAAGAAGCTGGCCGACATGCAGACCGAGATCACGCTCGGCCTGCACGCCGCGCTGCGGCTGGGCCGGCTGAAGGACGGGCACCGCGCCCCGCCGGAGGCGATCAGCCTGATGAAGCGCAACAACTGCGGCAAGGCGCTCGACATCGCCCGGGTCGCCCGCGACATGCTGGGCGGCAACGGCATCTCGGACGAGTACCACGTGATCCGCCACGTCATGAACCTGGAGGCGGTCAACACCTACGAGGGCACACACGACATCCACGCCCTCATCCTGGGCCGCGCCCAGACCGGCATCCAGGCCTTCAGCTGA